The genomic window CCATTTGGAAACAAAAAGGGATTGTTTTGTGTTGCAGGAAGTACAACACCGTGCAGATCAGCCAATtggctgtgttttgttttggcaGCCACTGTTGACGTTTACACCAGCAACCAGTCCAATGCAGTTCAATGACCTGTGTGTTCGCCATCGTCACTTGCACAATCTTTGGGATTTCTTATCCATGAAGGCGATCGAGAGAGAAGGCAGAATCTTGCTCGGTTGACTGCCGGTATGTCTCTGCTTGCCTCCCTGCTTGTTCACTCTCGCCAGCGCCCCATGGTGTAGGCGCCCGCATGATTGATGTGGGGGCGTCTCTTCTCCGCCTCCGATccaagactctctctctctcactctcactctctcactcactcgcactctctctctctccctttcttcctcACTCActtgcgcgctctctctctctccctttcttactcactcactcactcattcactctctcaaAAAACATCCGTTTGGGATtaaagcgctctctctctcactcactcactcactcagtcgcgcgctccctctccctctctctctctctctctctccctctctctctctctcagccccacGCCTCCTCTGATATCATTCCACGGTGAGTCTCTGATATCAGACGGATTACGATCAAGCTCTGCGTTGCATGACTCCGTGTACGTTTGGCGGTttccgcggcggcggcggcgatgtTACGAAGGGGGTCCGGGCGGGGCCGAGCCGGAGGGAGGCGGAGGGTTTGTGGGGTTCAAAGGCATCTCTTCGGGGGGCGTCGGCTCGGCGCTTCCAGTGGGACAGTTCGCGCTCCTTTTCCTGTGGCAGGAAGTAAAAAAGATTCAATgagttaaaatattttaaaaagctataataaatatacaattgATTTGATCTGCTGTTAATTTAAAAttgaaattaaaaaatgtcaaagTTTGAATATATTGTGTATTTCGGAGCGACTTCAAAAACTAAATGGAGTGCTCCCAGACATTGTGAAGAGGGGCGTTTTACCGTCTCCAGCGGCAGAAGGAAAATCCCAGAATAGCGCTGATGAGTATTAAGGCTGCTAGGCCTAATCCTGCTGTAGAAACAATAAATCATCAAATGCATGGGGGACCTCCTCCGGTGGAGTTATAAATTGTCTCAATTTCCAGATGGTCTTCCAATAGTTTGACGCATCTCAGGGCAAGGAAACGGTTAAGCAATGTCTACGGGAAACAACTTTCAGGAATATGGATTGCACAcgcgcccacgcacacacacgcacacaactttCCTCAGCAGGCAGCATGGAATCTGGTTCAGCTGGATTCCAAGGGCAGAATGTGTCCGAACCGAACACCGAAACGCAAATGCGACTTAAGTTAGCCCTGGATTAAGGCGTACCGCCTTATTTATCTTTAAATATATacttaaatataattttttacgTGCTTTTCATATCGTTTCGAGAGAAACGAGTCGGTGAGACACAGTTTGGTACAAGTGCCCCCTTCATTCTGTTTGTTTAATTCGTAGAATATCAAAAAGAGCCACTGGGTCTTACTGGGGACTGCCGCTCCAGAACTCGGAACGCCTTGGGCCCCTGGAGTGCCTTCATCCGGCGCGGGGACCCCTGCTGTCGGTTCATAAGGAATCAGAATCAGCGGAGAACGCCATGCccgtcaccatcaccatcacccatGTTAATATCTCTTTATATACAGACACATAgcgtagatctatatatatatatagacacacacagtgatagATACCGACATGTAGTGTATATCTATATCAGTACAGTAACttaatgtatatctatatacagtCACGTACCGTATATCAATATACAGACACAtagcatgtatatatatatatacacatatatattatagaaaCGTAGTGTACATCTATATACAGACATATAgcatatatctatatctgtacAGTCACGTAACAAAGCTATATACAGTTATGTACCATATCTATTTAAAGTCACGTACCGTATATCAATATACAGTGACTTAGCGTATATCTATAAagacatgtgtatatgtatctatatacaGATACTTAGTGTATATCTATATACCAATAGACATGTAACGTATATCTATAGCTATGTACAGAAACGCACCGTATATTTATATACAGTCACGTAGCGCATATCTAGTCATGTAGTGTATGTCTATATAAAGTCACGTATTTTAGGCCTATATCTATATACAGACACATACTGTATGTCTATGTACAGTCACGTAGCGTATATCTATGTACACTACGGACACACACTGTATGTCtatgtagcctacagtcactattcagtcatttagcaggTGCTTCTTTCACAAAGACCATTCAGTGAAGGCGTGAAGTCCCGGGTCGGGTTACGGGTTGGGTTAACCAACggggtctgaccccccccccacccagcctagCTTACCTGGCGAAGGgcttgaggtggtggtggtgggagtggagctggtggtggatgtggagctggtggtggatgtggtggtggtgggagtggagctggtggtggatgtggtggtggtgggagtggatgtggtggtgggtgtggtggtggtggtggtgggtgtggtggtgggagtgggtgtggtggtgggtgtggtggtggtggtggtgggagtggagctggtggtggatgtggtggtggtgggagtgggtgtggtggtgggagtgggtgtggtggtgggtgtggtggtggtggtggtgggtggcgCGGGGGAGGTTGTCAGCACTGTGTCTGCATGGGTCAACACTGTCGCCGGGCTGACGGGGGCGTCGTCCAGTCGGACGCTGGTCGGGGGGGTCGGCTGGTGAATCCCTCGGTTGGCGCTGCTCTCTGGAGCCATCTGATTGGTCGAGGGGACTCTTGAGAGGGGGGCTGACGAGCCACATCAAGGGACCAggtcaagttttttttattttttccatgcaGAGCCAGGATTGGTCTAGTGAGAGGGCGGGACTCTTCTGGGTGTTAGCTCCGCCCACCTCGCTACACATCCTGGTGCCCAATCACTGAACGTCTCTACGAAGGAAGGCACGCGCTGAATGACTCACTAGCTAAGTGTTACTCAAATGGGGTTACTGCAGGGGGTACTCATAACTCATACGTTTCTCCCTAAATTGTCTTTATTTTACCCTTTTTTATgttaatgttaataataataataatggattgaatttatacagcgcttttctagacactcaaagacgctttacagtgaaggggggacctcactaaccaccaccggTGTGCAGCACCCActggggtgatgcacggcagccaattcagccaatcacacaggaggatgattagggggccagattgaatgagcctggttgggccaggacaccggggagaCACCTAACTCTtagcgataagtgccctgggatatTTTATgtcctcagtgagtcaggacctcggttttatgtctcctccgaaggacggccaAAGAATGCACAGACATTGTGTTTATCATGTCCATTGGTTCCACTCGCTGACCGCAACATCTTGACTCCATGCAGGGAGGGCTGAGTTTCAGTAAGTGGTGCAATGTAGACCAGGAACACGCAGATGCTAAATAATGGGAATCTAGCGGCTCTTTCCCTGGGAATGGTGGGGTGCACTCAAGAGGTTTGCGTGAACTGAAGAGCACTTTGCAGCAGGCAGGAAGAAGGGCTTTATCAGTAGATAAACCATTTGAAACTTGAAAGAATGGAAActtggtgaaaaaaaaacgaatgtttCTGAGTGccccctgcagtactccaaaTGAGCCCTCggggtacgcgtacccccatttgagaaccactggcgTATAGGGTGCAGAAATGGGTGCTCAGTGCACTTACCGTGGGGCGTGGTGGTAATCACAATTCTGGGGTCCGCTGAAAAACATGGCCATTCGAAATGTGACCAAGAAGGACGTGAAGGGAGACAAGAAGTAAACAGTAAATATATAAGGAAAGTATTAAAGAGTAAATATATAATTCAAGTAGTCaccagtaaacagtaaacatagTAAatgctactactatactatagtaggcctatataaatcaAGTATTAAACATTAAACAACCGCTTGAAATGGATATATGCTGTATGTACATTTAatgcacacacttattgtatgttgcacgtccttgcacttaaatgtagtacttagcattgtgtagcgtcttatcctagctatctttgtctTATACGGGAAGGgtttaacctagcgattgtaagtgcttggcactcggtTCTCCGAACATccgtactgtaccgacagagatatattgttctctttcttcttaCAAATGTACTTAGCCCTACATTTACGGCATTTAGCAGCAGCTTTTATCCAAATAAgtgtctttggataaaagctgcTGCCGTAAATGTAGGGCTGAATTGTAGGATAAGCCCTATATcaattgccgcttttccaccgcacatgtagctcgactcgacacgactcgacacgacacgactcgacacggtagcagcacgggtgcttttccaccgcaaatagtacctcctggacgtgggcggggtcggctgcgcgaaagggccgtgacgtatttgtgtacgcgacgcaaacaacacatacgcaacccacacatggacagaacccacataacaacaatggaggacatcgatcgcattactattattagctggcatgttgaagaagttggagaagtggaacatgttggctgcggcgctgctatggatgttaccagcatggttgccatgtcgctctcgtgacttcgtcacactctctggccaatcagtcgccggccgtctgccgacgtcaccttttagcatcggctcagctcgcttggaacctagagcgagtaggtactagaaaaagcagccacttcaggtaccagataccatggtaccgcggtggaaacgcaaaaaatgcgagctgagtcgagtcgtgtcgagtcgtgtcgagctggtaccatgcagtggaaaagcggcaaattTCAAGTCGACTGATAGAATTACACgcattgtaggcctacttcagaaTGCACCATGGACTTCTTCTTGGTCTCAAGAGAGTAGGCCTAGTAGTTACGTAAAATACTAAACCTAACCTCAAATAAACTCTGTTTTCCCACGGGGGCAGTTAGCCTATATTGATGACGCATCCAGATTAAACTTTACGCAGCACCACTACTATGAACTTGGCTACCACTGATAAAACCATAaaacactgtaggcctactactatTAAACAAGCTCCTCAATCCTAGGCCACAGGCCACGGCACAGCTGGAGGCTATTGAACGGTGCAGCTCAGGCGACGCCTAGTCAATATATCTATTTggtcagtatatatatatatatatatatatatatatatgcatgcgaGAACTGGGCCGCATTGCGTCGCTCATTACGCAGATTTTCGTTGAGCGATCACATAGGAGGGAATAACAGATAAGTGCTTGTTCGCCTTACGGATGCATACGAGGTTCGGGTTGCTCCACTTCGGAATCCCGTTTTCCAACGTGCATGTGGCCAGGTTGGAGGTGCCGGCTTTCCTCACGTGGTTCACCGCGCACGTGTAGCGGAAGCGGCCtccgttggtgcagcagttgacAGCGGCGGGGGCTTCGGTTAGAGTCAGCGTCTGGAGTTGAGGGCAGTTATTACACCCGCAGGGGACTTTGCGGGATGTGGCTGGGGGGGGACACATtcatgtgaatacacacacgcatgcaatcGAGCGCAGAcgcacagggaaacacacacacacacacacacaccacacacacacacacacacacacacacacacacacacacacacacacgtgcaacaCGCACGCATGAAcgaacacgcacatgcacgaacgcacgcacccacaaaaacacccacaatcaatcacacacacgtgtttaacacacaaaaacacacaaacacacacacacacacacacacacacacacagattgtgtGAATACACGCAatcgcgtgcacacacacacacacacacacacacacacacacacacacacgtgtaacacgccgcacgcacagacacatatacacacatacgcaatacgccaaaaaacgcacacacacacacacacacacacacacacacacacacacacacacacacacacacacacacacacacacacacacacacacacacacacacacaaacaaacacacacatgtagacattAGTAGCCTATGCTTATTTTTAAGTACATTAGAGTTTAACTTAATGACATCTATTGTGAGGTACCCTTTTGAAAAGTATATGTTAAATATAGTTTAAATTAAGCACAAAAAGCAAAAGTATACTTGTAATAACTTTTGTATTGCCTATCTAAATTATATTGGTAAGTGTGTGGGTTGCGGTTGCTGTTGTTTATGTGATTGGCTCATGGACTCCAGACAAGCGTGTCAGATAAGGTCGCACTGTCACCACCATCAGATAAAGTCAAAACTCAAAAGTGAGTCGCCCTGTTGCCATGTGGACGTAAACAACAGCCGAGACAGACCAATAAAGGACATATAAATCTGAAAGGTATGAAATGAACACGCACGCAGTCTACGCGTGCGACTCGCATGCAAATGAACATTAGGCACTCTGACGTCACTCCATTGGGTCGAAATAATTCATTGATAAAAACGGGACTGTAATTCATGGGACTAAAGAACTGGTGATCCATAACTCACTGGCGGTCGTTATGTTAACGTGAGTCTGATCTGATCAGACGTTTTgcaatataaaacaatattgtTACGTCATTTGTTTGTGAGctgatttttgtttttacgtTTCGCTCTCCTGGTTCGAACTTCTGATCcaaatttaaaaaaactaaaagcgaTTCAAAAGTCTCAAATCACCCTTTGACGAGACCAAAAAAAAGACTCAAATAAATCCAACTTACCCCCTGCGTTTGGCCCGACGGTGGCAACCTCCAGCAGACAtgcagacagcagcagcagcagaagcagcagcagcagccgctcgGAACGCCAGCCCCGACCCCCCGACGCGCAGAGCGCATGTGGACACCTGATCGACATCCAGAGGGATGAGTGCGGCCGTCATCGCTGCTGGGACTTCTTCAGTGGCACTTTCACTTCTGAGCGGGAGCTGCTTGTTGACCTGGTGCTGTCatccagtgggcggggctgggggtgcGGCCAGACGTGTAGCGCACATTTACGCACTTCACCGTAATACACCCAATAGACCACTGATAGAGGCGAAACTTTACCATCATACACCCGATAAACATTAGCCTGGGTAGCTGTACGTTTCTTTCTAGTTTCAAGTTACTtcttttgcgggagccaatcaacAAGCTGGTGAATTCCCCTTTTCCCCCTGGagtgctattggctggtttaacacaatgacgacagggaagcgacggcaagcagccaattgcgtacagagtcattttAACTAAGCCCATTGATCACACAtcgtgctgaagaaaatgacagcagtgtccccagaccaacgtgcaatctacgattgagcttggtctggcaatagccaggctagatAAACCTTCTTTAACAGGTCCATGAGATAAACCCCTGACCGTTTTGACTCCCAGTAAACCCCTGAACGTTTTCGAGCGCCCAGATGCTGGAGCGGCGGTAacattcagaatcagaatcagaatcagaatcataattacttttattacatcttattgtacaagtacacaagAGTTCAATTcataggcttggttcctcaacagccacgtagcagcaacaatacaagataaagtaaTAAAGATAAGTAAAAATATGATATGTAAAAAATAAGTTAAAATAAGTAGCATCATAGATCACAAAATAACATATTTgatcttttatattttttgttctaTCTTCACACGTGCCCCTTGAGCTGTGATGTCCAGGCTGAATCTTTTAGTGCACCACGCCTCGACATATATTCATGAAGAATATCGCATTGTTGCGTTAAATCCATTTTTTAAATCGACAACCGGCTGGTCATCCAACCGCCAGGGGGCGATCGGTCCTTCCAAGATTCCAGGGTCGGAACGTACAGTAGGCGGGTCCTTCCTCGGTTACCAACGAATCCGCGTTCGGATACTGACAGGAGCGGCCCGCCTAGTGCGCGATCCAACCGGTGATTGGATGCTccgggaggagaggagccgcgAACTGTACCTTCCGACCCTGCGATCCTTCCGACGACCCCCTTCCGCTGAGTTCCGGTAAACATCTCCGTGCTACGAGTGTGTCGGTGGAGACACAACACAGTTTGCCACTGGTGCACCATCAATTCTCTTTAACTGACGCCTGAATATTTCTACATCCGGTGCGTACAAATCTTTAACCTTTAAGTGGCCATCCATGTCTCCGTGCGTCCATGCAGCACATGTGGCCGgtgttgttggggggggggggggtggtctgcAGCTAACCCGCTAACGCTGGCTGGTTGGAGATCCTCCATAATAcagtgtcaacacacacacacatacatatacttgcacacacacacacacacacacacacacacacacacacacacacacacacacacacacacacacacacacacactaatacacttAAAGTAAACACGCTTGCACTCTGCGAAACCAGCATAATGCTGGGTTGAATGATACCGTCTGGTTGAAATGCATTGCGTCGGACGAGAGGCTGCCATTCAAACCCATTGTCTCAATCCTGTCCCATGCTCTGGTTCTGCTCATGTTGGGGTTTTGATAATGAAGCCGGTTGATGATGGGAGACGATAAAACGCCCGTTCCCTGTGTCCCCCAGCCGGACCGACGCACCACAGCTCAGCCATGTCTCTCTATGACGACCTGGGGGTGGCGGCCAACGATACCAAGACGGAAGGCTGGTCCAAGAACTTCAAGCTCCTTCAGTCCCAGCTGAAGGTGAAGAAAGCGGCGCTGACCCAAGCAAAGGTACGACCCTGTGTCCGATCGTCTTCATCCTTCTATCGTCCAACGTCAACCTTGTGCGATTGATGTTAGCATAGATCTGAGTTGATTAGTACatattaattgtgtgtgtgtttgcgtgtgtctgtctgtgtgtgtgtatgtgtttttgtatatgtatgcgtgtgtttgtatatgtatgcgtgggtgtgggtttgtaaatgtgtgcgtgtttgtttgtctgtgtgtgtgtatgtttgtatatgtgtgtacgtgtgtgtttgcataccttgtttgtgtgtgtgtgtgtgtgtgtgtgtgtgtgtgtgtgtgtgtgtgtgtgtgtgtgtgtgtgtgtgtggctgcgcgTGCACAGACCCAGCGCATGAAGCAGACCACGGTTCTGGCGCCCGTCATTGACCTGAAAAGAGGCGGCCCCGTGGACGACCGGCAGATCGCCGACACACCGCCGCATATCGGCGCCAGCCTCAAGGTAGcttcgcccccctccccccagtgctCAGTGTGTTAGGCCAAACTCGTCTGTCATCGCGCGGCAAACAAATTCTACATGTTGAGTGACACAATTAATCCATCCGTCCTTACAAAAACTCTTCACACCCAACCCTTATCGTCTGCTTCTTCAGTGTTTCACAAC from Gadus macrocephalus chromosome 4, ASM3116895v1 includes these protein-coding regions:
- the LOC132455639 gene encoding uncharacterized protein LOC132455639; this encodes MSIRCPHALCASGGRGWRSERLLLLLLLLLLSACLLEVATVGPNAGATSRKVPCGCNNCPQLQTLTLTEAPAAVNCCTNGGRFRYTCAVNHVRKAGTSNLATCTLENGIPKWSNPNLVCIPDPRIVITTTPHAPLSRVPSTNQMAPESSANRGIHQPTPPTSVRLDDAPVSPATVLTHADTVLTTSPAPPTTTTTTPTTTPTPTTTPTPTTTTSTTSSTPTTTTTTPTTTPTPTTTPTTTTTTPTTTSTPTTTTSTTSSTPTTTTSTTSSTSTTSSTPTTTTSSPSPAGVPAPDEGTPGAQGVPSSGAAVPTGLGLAALILISAILGFSFCRWRRKRSANCPTGSAEPTPPEEMPLNPTNPPPPSGSAPPGPPS